The nucleotide window TCTATGGCAAGGTTTGACAGATTTTCACGTAAAGTTGCCCATGGGTGTCACTGGTGAAAATCTTGCTGAGAAATACAATATAACAAGGGAGGAGTGTGATGAATTTGCTCTTCTGTCACAGAAGAGATGGGCTCAAGGTAGGAGAGATTGCTCTTACTGAGGCTGTGCTCTGTCCCATTGATTAAGTTTGGAGTACACCTCattcttttaatatttttgtgacattttgtttattctttttcacttttgtttgtAGCCCAGGAGAATGGCCGATTTGTTGAAGAGATTGTTTCAGTATCTGTGAAAGGCAAGAAAGGCCCTGAGGAATTTAAAGTTGATGAACATCCAAAACCAAACAGCACCATCGAGAGTTTGGCGAAGTTGCCTGCAGTCTTTAAGAAAGATGGAACTATCACTGCTGCAAATGCCTCTGTGAGATATTTTTATGCCCATAAATCAAGTGGTGAAACAGTTGTTGcaataagttgttttttttttttgttgttcatcCTTCGTAATCAAAGATGACTATGACGTCAGTCAGTTAGTAGAGCTGCTTCAGTGTGTCCGGAGGTGGCTGATGAGGCCAATCCGGGCGAGGAAACCTCTCCCACAGGTCGGGCAGTAGTGGGTAGGTGTCGTGCAGGCGGTGCTGGTGGCTCTGGCCTTGCGTGCAGCTCTCTTCTGCTCGGCTTGGAGGGTCCTGCACCCTTCTGCTGTGTTGGCTCCTTTCGTGATGAGGTGGCACCAGCAGGGTCTGTCGAAGGCGAGTGATTCCCAGGACTCAGTACTGATGTTGAAGTCTTTTAGAGAGACTTTCAGACTGTCTTTGAAGCGTTTTTGCTGTCCTCCGACTGTGTGCTTGCCGTGATAGAGTTCTCCGTAGAAGAGCTGCTTGGGGATGCGATCGTCAGGCAATTAGTAACAATTAAGTAAAAGACGAAGAAGATTATGTATTATTAGGCATGGAGCTTTAATACAAAATTACAATTTGAGACCTAACATTTTGGAACTGATGCCTTGCGTCCTAAGTTGGGATGATCAAAAAGGTTCTTTCTCAGTTTTATTTAATCTACAAACCAGAGTGGCATCAAGTAATGTTAACTTGGGTTACAATTTAAAGTTAAGACATATTCTGTCGATAGATTGTTAAAATATTAAGTAAACAATGTTATGTGGTTGTATCATCAATAGGGAATTTGTGATGGAGCTGCTGCTCTTATCGCCGTCAGTGAGAAAGCCTTGAAAGAACACAATTTGACTCCCTTGGCCAGGATTGTTTCATATGCTGTGTCTGGTGTGGAGCCATCCATCATGGGAATAGGACCTGTTCCAGCAATTAAAGCAGCTCTCAAGAGTGCAAGCAAAAGCCTTCAAGATATGAAACTGATAGAGGTTTTCCAAACTGTTTCTATTcgtacatacatacattcatACATTCATGCCATATGTACTACTGGTAAAAGGCATGCTTGACTTCATATGTGTAATCAGACACAAATTACCACATTCACCATAATAATTGACAAAGTCCTCATATTTTTTCAGTTGGAAATAAACCTTGTCATAATAAAATTACCTCCTTCAAAGCAGTGAGACAAATAATTATCAATGATGGTTTCACACAAATTAGTATGAAGTTagtcgtagtctatcgtgaatctgattggctatattacttgtagactatctgcttttagtaaaatccaactagtggtctatcatcaatgctgcattctgattggttgagctactagtaggctatatgttatagcccactagtagcaaaatttgtaatgtttttcaGCAgcttaaaaggattgatgtcctgctttaactagcgaaagatgtttagtctcgatatttttttgaccaactacggtagttggattttactaaaacaattattcctctcgccctcatggcctctgagccaatagcccattcggcctttggcctcacctttgaattgctgatgtaaacacaataaaacattttttcctaaaccttactttacattttatgcaatgagactacaagtAGATTTATACAAAAGCAATGTTTTCtatgagcgatagtcaactcggctgcgcctcgttgactatctgctcgtagaaaactcagcctcgtagtctaattgttaaatagataGATCAACAGATACTTTATCTGAAGAGTAGGTTAAAATAATGTGACGCCATGGGCTGATGTGGACCCACTACACAAATGGCAAAAGAAtagaaacaatgaaaaataattaaagtaTTAAAGATTTGGTTTGATAGTTTAACTGAAATAGGAACATGAAAATGAATTGGGAGTCTGTTGCATTTTATTTCCAGGTGAATGAAGCTTTTGCTCCCCAGTTTCTTGCAGTTCAAAAGGAGCTTGAGTTGGATATGGATAAAACCAATGTTAATGGTGGAGCTATTGCTCTTGGTCATCCAGTAGGAACCTCAGGAGCAAGAATTACAGGACACTTAGTGCATGAATTAAGACGAAAAGGCGATGATTATGCCATTGGATCAGCTTGTATTGGAGGCGGACAAGGAATAGCCATCGTTCTTGAAAATACACAATAGGATTACTGACTTGACAAAGTGATGTCAGTAAAAAAAAGTGGCATCTTTTTGCCACTTGCCATAATGAAATAAAGACATATTGAGTTAGCATTTTAGAACCAAGATGTATTTATTTACAAAATGCTGTGATCTTAGAACTTTTAGTGAAAATACATTGTGCAAAATGAAATAGCAGCAATGCGATATTTGCACAAATCCCCACACAAAGCTTGCAAAATAAAACCTGAGAAAAAGTTTGTATTTACATTTCTCATCTctgttttgctttattttgtttcaaaactaaCTTATGTTGGCCTGTGtacaaataattatatataattcCTATTTCCTTAACACATGCCAATAGAAATACAAGACATCTGTGCTGCATCTAACTTATGGGGCCATTAACATAGCAAGTGAATAACAGTTACTATTATCCACTTCAAATGGGCTTCACTATTGCCTTCCTCTGATAAGAATCCATACTTCTTATGTGCCATCTTGTGTCTgtggaaaacaaataaatacattaAACACTTGCACActgtttgtttccttttaatAACAATGTAGGAGGGAACATTTCTCCTCTTCCATTCAAGTATTTACAGCTGCCTCAGTTCCTGAGGATATACCTCACGATAACTCCAGACAGAGCTGGAAGTacttgagataaaaaaaattatctaaacTTGAGAAAGctttgaaacaataattattattattgattagtGGCTCCCAGGCCTGGATGGCATACCTGCAGATGTGCTAAAGGCTGGCAGTCAGCCCCTGCGGTACAACTTTACAAACTTCTTtccataacaattattattattgataataataatgtttaatacCTCTATAGTTAATTTTACAGGCACATATGATCAAAAGGGCTTTACAACATACTAAATCACCTATAGTATAACAAATAACatgattgaaataaaaatatctAAAAACTAGCTAACTAACTAAACTAATTGCATTAGAGTAATTAGAGAAAAGTGGAATATGCTCTTCTGAATAAATGTATTTTTAGCATTGTCTTGAATATGGTTATATTAGTCTGGTCTCTTATCTCTCTTGGCAGTCCATTCCAAGTTCTTTGGGAAGATACTTTGATCGATCGGTCACCCAATGTGACTTTAAACCAACAAGTAGGATCTTCAAGTATCAGACCATTAGATGCCCACTATAAAGAGTACTTGTCATTTTCCTTGATAGATAATATGTTACTTAGGTAAATACTGTggcattttaaaatgaattgcCTTGAAAGTTAAAAAACCTATTTTATACTGAAATATCCTATATTCAACAGGAAGCCAATGAAGCTTGAACAAAACCAGCGATATGTGATCGAATTTAGGCGCGAAAGTAATTAAACACGTTGCTGTATTCTGAAGACATTGTAGCTTTGACAGATGTACGCGTACGCGTACATTATATAATAGGCCGTTGCAATAGTCAATCCGTGCCATAATTACTGCTTTCACAAGAAGCTTGGTGCTATCCTGTATTGCTATATAGCTGGCCTTTTTACCTCTACAGCGTGcccattggctagttcatggtcacatgacatctaacaatgaaactgtttcctgCCAAATGCCATCAGCAGGCAACACGAGCAAAAACTATGACTGTTACCTGTGAAATTTTGACCGCTGTTGCATGTGATCACAGCAGTGGCCtgatgttgttttgttttgtaacataAAAAAATCACTTAACGACTGGTTCCTagggaaacagtgaattttgtttccctcgaatcttGATGTTTCCTCTCTcaggaaacattgagattctcggggtacaaaattcactgttcccgtCGGGACCAGTCGTGATAAAATAAGTGTTTATTGCTGTAGTTGATTCAGCTAACTTCTAATTAAATTAGTAACTGATTACTAATCTTGTTTTTATCAAATGGATAACGATTTGCAGTCCCTAAAATAACCAAGGGCTTAGATCATCAGGAAGCAATGCACATCACTATTATAGCTTTGACCAAGTCAAGATACCTGAAGGGCGGCAGCTTCTCGTCTGATTTCTTGTACAACAGTTGCTAATGCTTCAGGATTAACCCCTGCTTCACAAAGTTTGACGCAGATAGCAAGAGATTCCGGATCCAAGCCAGTATTGAGCAATTTGGAAATCTCAACCAAAGCTAGAAATCCAGTGATTCACTATCAGTTTAGCGGTTCAAAGTATATGCTAGAAGGGCTATGTTTTTCCAAGAGAGGCATCTTACAGCCTCTTTTAAACTTATTACCATACCAACAACGTGAACAAAGCTGCTGTTTTAGAAATTGACACTTTTCTACCAATATCAAGGTATAACGACGTCACTTGATCGCGATTGACGTTGAAATCTCCACAACAAGTGACGACACAGCGACACAAAGAATATGTATTATTGTATTTCACCACGATGGGCCACCAAAACTTTTTTATGATTACCACTTTTACTTCGCCTATTGGATAAACTGTTCGGGAGGCGAGTCGAGGAGTATAGAATGATGAAATCAGAAAAAgtcttttgaaacaaaactacGCCATGTCATTTGATAACGGAAAATTTCATAAAATTTAGAAATCCTCAATCTCTTGTTTAAACTGCAGGAACAAACGTACAAAGTTTCATACCTTCCAACGCCTCCCTTGCTGAGGAAACCTGAGGGTTCGGTCCACTTTCCACCATCTTGGATTCACTGCAGGTTAGTTTTCTGGCCAGCGGAAGTTCTTTTTAAGAACGTTTGAGAGAAAATGTCGACAATCACCATTGCCCTAAAATGCAAGAAGGCACTGAAGTGTAAGCAAggcatttcagaaaaaaaagtattgtcGCTTCAAGCAGGAAATTATGACGAGACAAGgtgtttgtttgtattttactAAACTGACCCATTTATGGATGTGTGTTTCTGTAAATTGCGTGGGTGCTTCCAGATAATAAGGAGATTCTCATTAGGTACCATGTTCTTTTCATTCCGAGCTGAGCGCCAGATTCAAAAATTTACTTCGCTGGTCGATTGCAAGTCATGAAATATCGACGCTACTAATccatgttgttttatttttttttctccgaaTTCATGTAGCGGTTTGCGACAGGAAAGTGCAGTATGGTTGAAAGTGTGTCCACATTATCGTCCTTTGATCTTACTAGAAATCCATTCGATAGCAGCCTCGAAGAACGCGTGAACTGTCCGGGTTTCAGTCCTTCCATGTTCAGTAAGCAAGAAACCCCCGCAAGTCAAAAGGTgaatcaaaacatcaacaatTTTGGACTTTTTACGTTCATTTTTGACTAGTGATGAATTCTCATGCCAATAgttattagtattattgtttTTTACCTTATCTAATTATCTCAGAAAAAGAGAGCCTTCAGATGGTCCATAGAACAGATTTCTCGTCTGGTGAGCTTACTGAtttcaaaaagtttttttttagttcttttaaTAAGTTTGTTCGGAATACATTTAAAGATGAAAACTAGCATAAAATTCTACGTCGTTTCGACCTCGATCGAAATACAAAACATCTACAAAACATCCAGGTTGATGATCACAGCATCTTGTCTCATGCGATGTCTATTCACTTTTTACTAATGTACCTGTTGATGATACAATCGAAATTCTGGCCGAAAAAGCATTAAAGGGCGACTGGTTTAACATAATATCCACATTACGAAGGCAGATCTAGTAGAACTGTGGAACATTGCCTCGAAGAACCAATTGTTTCAGTTAGAGGGAATTTTGCATGAACAAGTGGATGGCGTCGCCATGGGCTCCCCTCTGGGACCCCTAATGACCAACGCATTCATTTGTAGTGTTGAAGAACGACTCCAGACTAAGGCAAAATGCCGGATTTCTTCAAACGCTATGTGGACGATACGTTGAGCATTTCCATCCAAACTTAATGACAGCCATCCTTCAATCAACTTCACCATACAACTAACCGCAAACGGCAAACTACCCTTTTTGGGGGTGGAAATCGTGAAACACATGTCCCGCCTGGAGACAAAATGTATAAAAAGCCAACCGATACTGGATTATTAGTGCACTATCAAAGTCATGTCGATGTGCGTTATAAACAGTCACTGCTAAAAGCAATGCTGAATTGTGCTGGCAACTGTTCCACCTAGAATGTGAACTTCTCACGGAGACTTTCTCTCGACTTCATTAAAGTCTCCGACTCGACTCATTACCCAGTCCCACTTTTCAACAGTCAGAGATTTTGTTACTGCAAAAGATTCAGGGGATGTGAGCTAGATCCAAACGGACGTGTGACAATAAGAAAACACTTGTGAGAATAACATGCGAATAATATGAGAATACTATGCGAAGACAACTTGGAGAATTAAGTCGCAAAATCGGAAAAGATATCTATCCCGTGTACAACCCAAAAGATCGGATCTAAGGTAGGATCTAACATCAGGCCAAAAGAAAGCAAACCCCCTATTGTTGACCAACAATGCGTTGTTTACCTTTTTAAGTGTGATCTGTGCGATGTGGATTATGTCGGCTACACATACCGACACCTGTATCAACGCCAGAACATAAGGGATCTTTGGGAAAACGTCATAGATTGGGAAAACGTCAGAGGTCAACATGCAAGGAATTCAACTGACATCTCTTAGATTCCAGATCTTGGGGTAGTGCCAGAACACATTTGACTGCGTAATTTATgagattttttttaacaggAGAACTAAAGCCAACCTTGAACACACAGTCTGACTCCATCCAcgcaaagttatttttatagcACAGAGTATTTTATAAattcttttgaaaagtttttgtcCTATTGTTATCTAGCCTTTTTCTAGTTTTTAATACTTACCTTTTGTTACACTTAGTacatattttattgcttttcaTATTCTTTTCTGGAAagatttattaattttttttatgctcGAAAAAGATCTCAGCGAGATCGAAACGTCGTAGAATTTTATGGCTAGTTGAGTACTTTTGATCATTAATTAATATTTCACATATGCCACGACTTGTTTTCCTTAGTAATCGTGCATGAATTGTTTTCCTGCAGTCCATTCTTCATCTTTTCCTGTGTTATCTTCAGTTTGACCACAGAAAGATACTGCTGAATAATACATCTTCTCCAATCTTCCCCTTATTGAGACCAACCGTTATAGACAATTCCCCCACCTCCCCACCCCCAGTTATGTCTGAGGCTTTTCATGGAGGAATCAAGGTAAAGCCTAAAGTTGATTGGACAGGGGCTTTTACTTCTCAACAATATTAAATTTGTGTTTTAGAATCCAGCTGATATTGATGAATATCCACATCAAGAGTATAGCAGTACATTTGAGAGGTTTGTCAAAGAATACAATCCTCTTCAACCAACAATAATCCCCAACAACTACTAATGGTTCGTTCCTATCTATTGATAGTAGGACAGACTGCAATTTTTGTGTACTAATTAATTATCTCAAAGACTCcaacaaaatttgcaaaacTATGAatattatataaattattatatatacTCATCCTTCCCCTTTCTCTGGATTCAACATTGAGAGTGCAAGCATTTGTGTAATGGGGAACAAATTTGATTGGAGGGCGAGAGGCAATGTGTAAAATGGTCAAGTTAGTAGATGGCCATCTAATTGCCTAGCTCTCGTGAGTCTCCTATGGCTCAGTGGAAGAACAACAACTTCTCTTGTGATAATAGTAAGTCATAGGTCCATTCCCGATATAGGAGCAATCAAATTTTTTCAGATATTttctacaaagaaaaaaagtccaaatgaaaagaaaaagtatttttttacAATATTCTGTGACGAGTAAGTGCATTCAAAGAATGGTtactttttcatttatttacttattgaTATAGAGAAGAGGATGAAGTTCAGGTGCAAAAAGCCATAGATGAGGTATGATTGGATGAAAAAACTAATGTGGACTGTCTTGAAtacaataaattaataaattgcATTATCATTGTGTTCTATAACGTTCCTTTTTGCTTGTAGTATTTCTCCCAAAGTTCCATTGTCCCTTCTCCATGGACACCGACATATTcaacaaaacatgtcaaattttcACCACTACCACCAGCAACTGCTTgtaagtttcttttatttgtaaaaCCAATAATTAGAGAATTAACCATAACTAGCTGGAAAGGCGAAAGGATTTTTGCTGTCCTTGTATTATATGCAAgaacagtgttctccttatcaggcggtaactggtaaaatttcccggctcaagcaacagttcttataaTAATTACCATCTGCAACTGCTTGAaagtttactaaaactatataaattcttttaaaaaatactgCTTGGGAATTgccccttacctgctgagctaaaacttagggataCAGTGCAAGAACATAATTATAGGTTTTCTTATGATATCTGATTTCAAATTGCAGATATTGAAGCTTTAAGTTCAGCAGAGTCTTCACATTCATCCCTTAACTCACCAGGCTGTAAGACCAAAGCAGATGGTAAAAAGAATATTCcttttgtttacactttttatTGACTGATTGTGTCCTGGAGATCTCTGTGTCtgaatttcagttttaatgaaatttaataattttattccttTCAGCAAGTAGTCAAACAAAGCTTTCTTTGCCACCAAATTTTGATCTACAAAGTCATATCAGTGAGTATGTAAGCACTAAGCAGTGTCAACATTCATTGTCCAAAACATTTCAGTTCCAGGggaattttcatgtttcaaatttatcaatatttttAGATCCGGTATATTACAACCAAGATGGACTTAATGGCAGCAAGGACATGTCGTTGTCATCATTGCGTAGAAAGCTGTTCGACCAAGCAGCGGTTGAAATGGAAAAAGATAACTGTAAATTGGAGCCACCTACTAACATTAAGTGAGTTGATTCCCTGAAAATGTATGTGCTGCAAAAAGGACTTTTCAAATTACCTCACTTTATCACCTcgtcttgttgtttttttttacttatttattttcatAGATCCATCTTAAAGAGTCCAAAAAGTCCTCCTATTTTGGTAGGTGATGAAGTCCTAATTCATGATAATAACAGAAACAAACAGGGCAAGATGAACAAAAATATACATCAAAATTGAAAGAACCAAATAAATTTAGGAAAGCCTGACAACACATTAAAGTGTGAGATCAGTCTCAAAAGTCAACTTAACAACTTTTGGACAACCCTATCATTCACTTTGAAAGTAGTGTAATACAGAGTATCAAGCAagaatgccttttttttttctctgatcttcaaattgtcattttcaaaacaattatgTGGATTGCACATTGAAGATTATTCAAGTATAGACTTCATCTTGCCACCAGTCAATTTTCCATTAAGAGTTGTTTGTTCCTGTAGTGTGAATGTTGAAGAAGTTTGGTAAAATTGTGGTGGTGATATGGCTAGTGGCAGGTTCCCTTGgttcacagaaaaaaataatgttaattgCTCTTAGAATCTAGTTTATCAATCAAACCAAACTCTGATCAAACCTATTGTCAATCTCCATTGGAGCCTGTTGGAAAAGATTCAAATGATCATAGCTTTTCCTCTATCCGAATCCATGGCCAACGGCAACTTTTGAGAACACAAGGTAAGTCAAGGTCTTGTGTTTAGTACTGAAGTAAGCACTAATAATTAAGCTGAAATATTCTTTGTTAATAACTTCAGATAACATCAAGTCCAGTGTCAGACCGGTCCACACCAATGTCTTACAAACACAG belongs to Acropora muricata isolate sample 2 chromosome 9, ASM3666990v1, whole genome shotgun sequence and includes:
- the LOC136929433 gene encoding 3-ketoacyl-CoA thiolase, mitochondrial-like; protein product: MTGLVRHVYIVAAKRTAFGAFGGKLKGISATVLGQHAAEAALAAGNVDPATVDSSVFGNVIQSANDAAYISRHIALKAGVPVTTPAVTVNRLCGSGFQAIVTAAQEIQLGESDIVLCGGSENMSQAPYALRDARFGTRLGLDLKLEDTLWQGLTDFHVKLPMGVTGENLAEKYNITREECDEFALLSQKRWAQAQENGRFVEEIVSVSVKGKKGPEEFKVDEHPKPNSTIESLAKLPAVFKKDGTITAANASGICDGAAALIAVSEKALKEHNLTPLARIVSYAVSGVEPSIMGIGPVPAIKAALKSASKSLQDMKLIEVNEAFAPQFLAVQKELELDMDKTNVNGGAIALGHPVGTSGARITGHLVHELRRKGDDYAIGSACIGGGQGIAIVLENTQ